In Chitinivibrionales bacterium, one genomic interval encodes:
- a CDS encoding acetoin utilization protein AcuC, whose product MASTRFAFIHSSEIEKYHYPESCPFKTERAGLTKEILVKDGCYAGGNRAEVAPQRLSDEQIAWFHTPDYIERLKRVSAGDIDASDLFAGLGTPDTPVFGGLYSYAALAAGGTVTGARLILDKGVHMAFNPSGGYHHAFADKAGGFCYVNDVVLGCMALVKAGKKVLCLDLDVHHGNGTQAAFYGDRCVFTVSLHESGKTLFPWGGWEDEIGEGDGRGFNVNVPLPAGTDDALYCRVFNEIVPPLLSAYRPDVIVLELGMDVLSTDPLAHFRMTNNAVADLLPLVMRQGAPILGVGGGGYNPQNAARGWALAWTVLCGIEPESDMSIGMGGDFLGNAEWNAGLRDMKIYVTGEDKEKNEKEAMAVVEYIKKTVFPIHRI is encoded by the coding sequence ATGGCATCCACACGCTTCGCATTTATCCATTCTTCGGAAATAGAGAAATACCATTACCCGGAATCGTGTCCGTTCAAAACCGAGCGCGCCGGCCTTACCAAGGAAATCCTGGTTAAAGACGGCTGCTATGCCGGCGGCAACCGCGCCGAGGTCGCGCCGCAGCGGCTTTCCGACGAGCAAATAGCCTGGTTCCATACGCCCGATTACATCGAGCGGCTCAAGCGCGTCTCGGCGGGCGACATTGACGCATCGGACCTTTTTGCCGGCCTGGGCACGCCCGACACCCCGGTCTTCGGCGGCCTGTATTCGTATGCCGCGCTTGCCGCCGGAGGAACGGTCACCGGCGCGCGTCTCATCCTCGACAAGGGCGTCCACATGGCCTTTAACCCGTCGGGCGGGTATCACCACGCCTTTGCGGACAAGGCCGGCGGATTCTGTTATGTCAACGACGTCGTGCTCGGGTGCATGGCGCTCGTCAAGGCGGGCAAGAAGGTGCTCTGCCTCGACCTCGACGTGCACCACGGCAACGGCACCCAGGCCGCCTTTTACGGCGACCGCTGCGTGTTCACGGTGTCGCTTCACGAAAGCGGCAAGACCCTGTTTCCCTGGGGCGGCTGGGAGGACGAGATCGGCGAAGGCGACGGACGCGGCTTCAACGTGAACGTTCCTCTGCCCGCAGGCACCGATGACGCCCTGTATTGCAGGGTGTTCAACGAGATCGTCCCGCCGCTGCTTTCGGCGTACCGCCCGGACGTCATCGTGCTCGAGCTGGGCATGGATGTGCTGTCCACCGACCCGCTTGCGCACTTCAGGATGACCAACAACGCCGTTGCCGACCTTCTCCCGCTTGTCATGCGGCAAGGCGCGCCGATCCTTGGCGTGGGCGGCGGCGGCTACAACCCCCAGAACGCGGCGCGCGGCTGGGCGCTTGCGTGGACCGTGCTGTGCGGCATCGAGCCGGAATCCGATATGTCAATAGGCATGGGCGGCGACTTTCTGGGCAACGCCGAATGGAACGCGGGCCTGCGCGACATGAAGATTTACGTGACCGGCGAGGACAAGGAGAAAAACGAGAAGGAAGCCATGGCGGTGGTGGAGTATATAAAGAAGACGGTGTTTCCGATACATAGGATTTGA
- a CDS encoding acetate uptake transporter — MNETTMEIRDTTANPAPLGLFGFGMTTILLNIHNAGIYELGSMILAMGIFYGGMAQIIAGIMEWKKKNTFGTVAFTSYGLFWLTLVALLIMPKLGWGEPTSSKGMVSYLTLWGFFTLLLFLGTLRLNKALQVVFGTLALLFFLLAIGDATGNALVKVFAGWEGMFCGLSAMYAAIAQVLNEVYGKTVLPLGLVKK, encoded by the coding sequence ATGAACGAGACTACTATGGAAATTCGGGACACCACCGCCAATCCCGCGCCGCTCGGATTGTTCGGGTTCGGCATGACAACAATCCTGCTCAACATTCACAACGCGGGCATCTACGAGCTGGGGTCAATGATTCTGGCCATGGGGATTTTCTATGGCGGGATGGCGCAGATTATTGCCGGCATCATGGAGTGGAAGAAAAAGAACACCTTCGGCACCGTCGCCTTCACTTCTTACGGCCTGTTTTGGCTCACGCTGGTCGCGCTGCTCATCATGCCGAAACTGGGATGGGGCGAACCGACGTCGTCCAAAGGGATGGTGAGTTACCTGACATTATGGGGGTTCTTTACGCTCCTTCTGTTCCTGGGTACACTCCGGCTTAACAAGGCGCTGCAGGTCGTGTTCGGAACCCTCGCTCTTTTGTTCTTTCTGCTTGCCATTGGAGACGCAACCGGAAACGCTCTTGTCAAGGTGTTTGCCGGCTGGGAAGGAATGTTCTGCGGGCTTTCGGCCATGTATGCGGCGATTGCGCAGGTGCTCAACGAGGTGTACGGAAAAACAGTTCTGCCGCTGGGGTTGGTGAAGAAGTAA
- the acs gene encoding acetate--CoA ligase, translated as MADQPKAMSSLMVEKRKFPPPKEVQKRAHIKSFEQYKKMWDQSLKDPKAFWLEQAKSLTWIKPPTKALEYTWDTKGRKIQHTWFADGQLNISANCLDRHLNTPVANKVALLFQGEEENNVRKITYKELHELVCKFANVLKSKGIKKGDRVAIYMPMVPELPVAMLACARIGAIHSIVFGGFSADSLKGRIADSQCKLLVTSNVSLRSGKHIKLKDIADEALKGTPSIEKVIVVKVTDEPCNMVAGRDTWYHEEIAKASGDCKPETMNAEDTLFILYTSGSTGKPKGVVHTTAGYLLHTALSHKFIFDVHDDDVYWCTADIGWVTGHSYIVYGPLANGATSLMFEGVPTYPDAGRFWHVIDKFKVTVFYTAPTAIRALMREGDAWPNKYKMDTLRVLGSVGEPINPEAWIWYYEQIGHKKCPIVDTWWQTETGGILITPLPGAHTLKPGSASRPFFGVEPVVLRDDGTECSVNEGGKLCMKRPWPGMMRTTWGDHNRFIDTYFSMYNNLYFTGDGCRIDEDGDYWLMGRIDDVVNVSGHRIGTAEVESALVSHAKVAEAAVTPMPHEIKGQGLYAFVTLNQGVTATDELKKELMGHVRKEIGPIAVPDKIQFAPGLPKTRSGKIMRRILRKIAENDVNNLGDITTLADPSVVESLVKNRQ; from the coding sequence ATGGCTGATCAACCAAAAGCGATGTCGTCTCTGATGGTCGAGAAGAGAAAATTCCCCCCGCCAAAGGAAGTTCAAAAGAGGGCGCATATAAAAAGCTTTGAACAGTACAAGAAAATGTGGGATCAATCCCTCAAGGATCCCAAAGCATTCTGGCTCGAGCAGGCCAAATCGCTTACGTGGATCAAGCCGCCGACCAAGGCGCTGGAATACACCTGGGACACGAAGGGCCGCAAGATACAGCACACCTGGTTTGCCGATGGCCAGCTCAATATTTCAGCCAACTGCCTCGACCGGCATCTCAATACGCCTGTCGCGAACAAAGTCGCCCTCCTTTTCCAGGGTGAGGAAGAGAACAATGTCCGCAAGATTACATATAAAGAATTGCATGAATTAGTATGCAAGTTTGCAAACGTACTCAAATCAAAGGGAATCAAAAAGGGCGACCGCGTTGCCATTTATATGCCCATGGTGCCTGAACTGCCGGTGGCCATGCTCGCGTGCGCCCGCATCGGCGCGATCCATTCCATCGTGTTCGGCGGGTTCTCGGCCGATTCGCTCAAGGGCAGGATCGCCGACTCGCAGTGCAAACTGCTGGTGACTTCGAACGTGTCGCTGCGTTCCGGAAAGCACATCAAGCTCAAGGATATCGCCGACGAGGCGCTCAAGGGCACGCCGAGCATCGAGAAGGTTATAGTGGTGAAGGTGACGGACGAGCCCTGCAACATGGTTGCGGGACGCGACACCTGGTACCACGAAGAGATCGCCAAGGCGTCGGGCGACTGCAAGCCCGAGACCATGAACGCCGAAGACACGCTGTTTATTCTTTACACATCGGGATCGACCGGGAAACCCAAGGGCGTGGTGCACACCACGGCCGGCTATCTGCTCCACACTGCGCTTTCGCACAAGTTCATTTTCGACGTGCACGACGATGACGTCTACTGGTGCACGGCGGACATCGGCTGGGTCACCGGCCATTCGTACATTGTGTACGGGCCGCTCGCCAACGGCGCCACCTCGCTCATGTTCGAGGGCGTGCCCACCTATCCCGACGCGGGAAGGTTCTGGCACGTGATTGACAAATTCAAAGTGACCGTGTTCTACACCGCGCCCACCGCGATCCGCGCGCTCATGCGCGAAGGCGACGCCTGGCCCAACAAATATAAGATGGACACGCTGCGAGTGCTCGGCAGCGTGGGTGAGCCCATCAACCCCGAGGCGTGGATATGGTATTATGAGCAGATCGGCCACAAGAAATGCCCGATCGTTGACACCTGGTGGCAGACCGAGACCGGCGGCATCCTCATAACGCCGCTGCCCGGCGCGCACACGCTCAAGCCCGGAAGCGCCTCACGACCGTTCTTCGGCGTTGAGCCGGTGGTGCTCCGCGACGACGGCACCGAATGCTCGGTGAATGAAGGCGGCAAATTGTGCATGAAGAGGCCGTGGCCCGGCATGATGCGCACCACCTGGGGCGACCACAACCGTTTCATCGACACCTATTTCTCCATGTACAACAACCTTTATTTCACCGGTGACGGCTGCCGCATCGACGAGGACGGCGATTACTGGCTCATGGGAAGGATCGATGACGTGGTGAACGTGTCGGGCCACCGCATCGGCACGGCCGAGGTCGAGAGCGCGCTGGTGAGCCACGCCAAGGTGGCAGAGGCCGCCGTGACGCCGATGCCGCATGAGATCAAAGGACAGGGGCTTTACGCCTTTGTCACCCTGAACCAGGGCGTTACCGCCACCGACGAGCTCAAGAAGGAGCTGATGGGCCACGTGCGCAAGGAGATCGGGCCCATTGCCGTGCCCGACAAGATCCAGTTCGCGCCCGGCCTGCCCAAGACCCGTTCGGGCAAGATCATGCGCCGCATTCTGCGCAAGATCGCCGAAAACGACGTTAACAATCTCGGTGACATCACCACGCTGGCTGATCCGAGCGTAGTGGAATCTTTGGTGAAGAACCGGCAGTAA
- a CDS encoding SurA N-terminal domain-containing protein, whose protein sequence is MIQSLRNNAAIIMWIVIVAFIATIVFAWGMDLSSRNRVRDTVGKVNGKEITYRTFERMVAAEREKERERNNGVEASPEQSRMLPRQVWQMEVSRILMDQAFADMDIGASTDEVYEYIKKNPPPEVYSVKQFQTDSVFDTSKFVSFLNNPAVYENEGMQALEKHTREFLVPMQTLRLLLSMQEFPFKSEIAYQYNEETEKAVFEYAKVNVAAFAPPRPTDAEVAAYYQAHQDSFATPEQVDLYYVKIPKIATPADEKATYDEMLNLRAKLKVGDSSFAEEAKLESDDEATASRGGYLGWVTKGSTAPQFDSAVFALKVNEISMPVRTQFGYHLVLVEKRETSNGKERATVRHILRKIVPSGETLDKLNALADSVRGIIVSDGILNVAKKVPSVRVDSTGLFKRGDQMPKVGYVSGAAGFAFAHVENELSDLLENEDGYFFFQVKTKVKKGILPLEVAKERIVATLSDSIRLAKAHGYFVEFLKKVPDKNAVAQYSKSDSLIISGVTDTVGRAQYIPQVGFNNQLVAAAFALPIGKVSSVIEGGGSYFVVKPLWQKKPGNNVPWGSTDVLNINRKMIQDNMEKNYYDWYLYYMSKAKIVDNVNQFYLD, encoded by the coding sequence ATGATTCAGTCGTTACGGAACAATGCAGCCATCATCATGTGGATCGTGATCGTCGCGTTCATCGCCACCATCGTTTTTGCCTGGGGAATGGACCTTTCCAGCCGCAACCGGGTGCGTGACACGGTGGGAAAGGTGAACGGCAAGGAGATCACCTACCGGACGTTCGAGCGTATGGTGGCCGCCGAACGCGAGAAGGAACGCGAGAGGAACAACGGCGTTGAGGCCTCCCCGGAGCAGAGCAGAATGCTGCCGCGCCAGGTGTGGCAGATGGAGGTGAGCAGGATCCTGATGGACCAGGCGTTCGCGGACATGGACATCGGCGCCTCGACCGACGAGGTGTACGAGTACATCAAAAAGAACCCGCCGCCCGAGGTGTATTCGGTGAAGCAGTTTCAGACCGACAGCGTGTTTGACACGAGCAAGTTTGTCTCGTTCCTCAACAACCCGGCGGTGTATGAAAACGAGGGGATGCAGGCGCTCGAAAAGCACACGCGGGAATTTCTTGTTCCCATGCAGACGCTCCGTCTCCTGCTTTCGATGCAGGAATTTCCCTTCAAGTCCGAAATCGCCTACCAGTACAACGAGGAAACCGAAAAGGCCGTTTTCGAATACGCAAAAGTCAATGTGGCCGCGTTTGCTCCACCCCGGCCGACCGACGCCGAAGTGGCCGCGTATTACCAGGCCCATCAGGATTCTTTCGCCACGCCGGAGCAGGTCGATCTGTACTATGTGAAGATCCCCAAGATCGCGACGCCGGCCGACGAAAAAGCAACGTACGACGAGATGCTTAACCTTCGCGCAAAGCTGAAGGTCGGGGATTCCTCTTTCGCCGAAGAGGCGAAGCTGGAATCCGACGACGAGGCCACGGCGTCCCGCGGCGGGTACCTGGGATGGGTGACCAAGGGAAGCACGGCGCCCCAGTTCGATTCCGCGGTGTTTGCCTTGAAGGTCAACGAAATATCCATGCCCGTGAGGACGCAATTCGGTTACCATCTTGTTCTTGTTGAGAAACGCGAGACCAGCAACGGAAAAGAACGGGCAACGGTGAGGCACATCCTCAGGAAAATCGTGCCCTCGGGCGAGACCCTTGACAAACTCAACGCGCTGGCCGACAGCGTGCGCGGCATCATCGTGTCGGACGGCATATTGAACGTCGCCAAGAAAGTGCCTTCGGTCAGGGTGGATTCCACCGGACTTTTCAAACGCGGCGACCAGATGCCGAAGGTGGGGTATGTTTCGGGCGCCGCCGGCTTTGCCTTTGCCCATGTGGAAAACGAGCTCTCCGACCTCCTGGAAAACGAGGACGGCTATTTCTTCTTCCAGGTCAAGACAAAGGTAAAGAAAGGCATCCTCCCGCTCGAGGTGGCCAAAGAGCGGATCGTCGCAACGTTGTCCGATTCCATCCGGCTCGCAAAGGCCCACGGCTATTTTGTGGAATTCTTGAAAAAGGTCCCTGATAAAAACGCGGTCGCGCAATATTCCAAGAGCGATTCGCTCATCATTTCGGGCGTCACCGACACTGTAGGCCGCGCGCAGTACATCCCGCAGGTGGGATTCAACAACCAATTGGTCGCCGCCGCTTTTGCGCTGCCGATCGGCAAGGTCTCCTCCGTCATCGAGGGCGGAGGGTCTTATTTCGTGGTGAAACCCCTGTGGCAGAAAAAACCGGGAAATAATGTTCCATGGGGCTCGACTGACGTGCTCAACATCAATAGAAAAATGATACAGGACAACATGGAAAAAAATTACTACGATTGGTACCTGTATTACATGAGCAAGGCGAAGATCGTGGATAATGTAAACCAGTTTTATCTTGACTAA